The sequence AGCGTCTGGCAAGCTCAACTGGGTCACCAGCATCCCTTAACCCGACGAAATTTATTCCCTTAACAACCCTGCCATGATCGACATCTAAGCACGGTATTATCCTTTTCGCCAGAGCCAATTTAACCCCATCCACTAATCTACCTATAATGTTTCAACGCCACCTTTAAAGCTTCGCTTAAACTGAAACATCCCTCATAAAGAGCTCTGCCAACTATAACCCCATAAACCCCCAGATCTCTTAAAACCGCTATGTCATCTAGACTTCTCACTCCACCTGACGCCATCACATTAGCCCCTAAATCTAAAACTCGGGATAGGTTTTCAACGTCTGGGCCGCTCATAGCCCCATCACGCTGTATTGACGTCACCAAGAAGAATTTTACACCCATCTCTGTGAAGAATTTAGCCGCCTCCCTAAGCCCAAAACGCGTAGGTTCCCTCCAACCCCCAACCTTAACTACGCCGTTTAAGTGATCTAAAGCGACAGTGATCCTATTGTCTCCAAATTCATCGAGCAATACTTTAAGAGCATTAGGGCTCTTGAAGGCGAGCGATCCAATAACTATTCTGGCCGCGCCCAAAGCGATAAGCTGGCGCGCACGCTCAAGGCTCCTTATCCCGCCGCCAACCTGAGCCTGAATCTTTAGGGATTGAATTATGCTGCTTATGACGCCGATATTGTCCCCGGCTCCTAAAGCAGCGTCTAAATCCACGATGTGAACCCAGCTGGCTCCCTCAGACTCCCACCTTTTAGCCACGTCGACTGGCTTCCCAAAATGCTCATAATACTTCATGTCTCGGGGGTCGCCCTTAAGCAACCTAACGACTTTTCCGTTCATTAGGTCGATGGCTGGTATGACAAGCATTTCCTCCTTCACCTATAGAGGCGCTAATGCTTAACGATCCTAAGAAAATTCCTTAGTATTTGCTCTCCGGGTTTTCCAGATTTTTCAGGATGGAACTGGACCCCAAACACGTTTCTCTGAGATATGACTGAGGGGAATTTGACGCCGTACTCTGTCTCAGCGGCTATGATCCTCTTATCTTGTGGGAAAGCATAGTAACTGTGAACGAAGTAGAAGTAGTCTTTCTCGCCTATGTTCTCTAGGATTTCGATGGGCTCAACTATTTCCACGGTGTTCCAGCCGATGTGAGGTGTTTTCACCGTGCTGGGCAATTTGATAACTCTGCCCTTAAATATACCTAAACCTCTACCGGTGCCCTCACAGCTCTCCTCTAGGAGGAGCTGCATGCCTAAGCATACGCCTAGAAGCGGCACGCCCTCATCGACCAATTTTAGCAGGGTTTCCCTAAGTCTCCCAATATTTCTTGCCCCTGCGCCAAAATTTCCAACGCCCGGAAGAACTATTGCGTCAGCTTCCCTGAGATTCTCAGCGTCCGAGATTACTTCAGCTTTAAAGCCGGATTTTTCGAGAGAACACTTTATGCTAAAGAGGTTTCCAACACCGTAATCTAATATTAAGGCCCTCAGCATTATAAGACTCCCTTTGAGCTCGGAGCTCCGCTTCTCTCAGGATCTATGGATGAAGCCTGTCTAAGCGAGAGGGCTAATGCTTTAAAGGCGGCTTCAACCTTGTGATGATCGTTTGCGCCGTATTGAGTCCAGACATGTATGTTTGCTCTTAAAGAGTTCGCTAGAGTCTCTAGAAAGTGATATATGTCTTCGGTCGACATGTCTTCAATCTGCCTGCCTTCAAGATTCAAGTTGATTTTTGGATAGGGTCTATTCGACAGGTCTACTGCCGCGAAGGCGAGGGAGCAATCCATTGGAACAATAGCGTAACCAAACCTCCTTATGCCAATATTGTCGCCAAGAGCCTTTCTTATAGATTCGCCAAGACAAATAGCCACATCCTCAATGACATGGTGCTTTAAATCCCCTGAGGCTTCCACGTAAATATCGAAGAGGCTATGGGCTGCTAGAGATTTAATCATATGGTCTAGGAAGGATATCCCTGTGTTAACTATGGCTGACCCAGCCCCCCCTAGCCTAACTCTAACTTTGACCTCGGTTTCAGAGGTCTTCCTATAGTGCTCCGCCTCCCTCATATTCTCCCACCTCTAACCCGCTCAATAATATATGGAATATCATTTACGGATGGTAAAACAAGATCGCATTCAAACCTGAGGAACTCCTCCTTTATCTTCTCCCTTAAACTTGCGTATCCATATATCCCGGCAAACATGAACCTTGAATCCAATTTTCTGGCTTTTTCAACAGCCATGGCGTCCTCCATGGAATCCCCGACAAAAAGAGCGAGCCTAAAAGGTTCTAGGCTCCAAGACGACTTGAAAAGCGAGTATGGATTCGGTTTTTTAAAGCTTATCTTTAGGAAACCTCTCTTCAAATATTCTTCCTCAACCCTTTCAACATCGTCTAGAAATACCCGCGCTTCCGGATTAAAGTAATCTAGAATGTTCCGTAGAACATGTTTTGCGGACTTAAATCTGCTGCCTGAAGCTATTCCAAACTTTGATTCTCCGATAAGAGATGACAATCGCTCTAGTGTTTCGCATCTAATTGCTGGTTTACCGTTATCTATCATGCCGCGCCCAAAATTAATGTTCGATTTAACTCCATATATCTCCTCAAAAAGGCTTGACCCGCAAAATATCTCCTCAAAGACCGTTGCAATTATGCTCTCGCCAACCCTGCCAGAACCATTAATAAAGGTTTTCAGAAGATTGTAGAAGCCCTCCGCGACAATCCCTGAGGAAAGTATAACTCTATCAACTGAGGCGGCTCCGGTTTCATCAAGCAGCTTTGTGAAGTCTTTTAGGTTTTCCCTCAATCCATCTAATTCATTGCGGCTAACATTAAATGTGTTTGCACTCGCTTTCTCTTTTATCGCCGAGAAGCGTTCAGCCGCGCTCCTCACGTGTAAAAGCGGCGCCATTAGCTCAGCGAGTTTTCTCTGCTGATTCTCTGACAGATTAGATAGCAAGAACATTAGTGATCCATAAACTATATCCCAATCATTATTGAATCCTCCGCTTCTCCTAAAGAGAAATATTGTTTCATCGGAGACAAAGTTCTCCGGAATCTTGAGACCTGTAATCCCTTCAAATATGAATGCAACGGATTTTGATATGGCCTTATCGTAGGAGTCCCTTATATCTATCAGCACCCCGTCGCAATCAAATATTATTGCGTCAATAGCTCTAACGCTTCCTATCCTATCTCTTCTTAGATAAGCCTCACCTGATTCAAGTTTAAACGTGATGTACTTGTTTTCATCAAGCAACCTCATATAGCACCTCCCTAAGCTCCCCTATGAAGCGATCCATGTAATGTCTCGGGGCAACCGTAACCCTTAAGCAATTCTCGAATCCAAGCACGCGGCCAACGTTCCTCACAATAATCCCTCTGTTTAGAAGACCCCTATAAACCATCAGCGAGTTCTTGTTAACCTGAAATAGCACGAAGTTTGTCTCTGAGGGGAAAGCCCTCACACCATTTATCTCGTTTAATTTTCTAATGAGCCTATTCCTCTCAGATTTAACGGCGTTAATAGTCTCCTCTATATACTCCATTCTCTCAAGCATTTTAACAGCCGCCCTAAGCGCCGTTATAGACACGGAGTAGGGCATCTGAAACCTCTCATTAATCATCATAGAGAGCCTCCTATTCGCCACAGCGTACCCAACCCTCAAGCCAGCTAAGCCGAAAACCTTAGAGAAAGTTCTAAAGACTATAAGGTTCTCTAGGCTGTTAGCTGCATTAATTAGCGACGATGATGTAAAGTCAGCGTAAGCCTCGTCTACGGCAACCAAGCCGTCAAAGCTTTCGGCGAGCCTTAAAATATCCTTGTGATTCAGGTTATTCGCGGTGGGGTTGTTGGGCGAGCATAGGAAAATAACCCTGGTTTTCGGGGTTATTGCTGAAAGCATCGCATCGGCGTCCAGTGAGAAATCATCTTTCAGTGGCACTGTCTTGTAATCAGCGTTCTGAATCCTAACGCACCGCTCATAAATCGAGAAGGTTGGCTCAATGGAGATCGCTTCATCCCCCTCTTTGAGGAAAATCCTAGAGACCAAATCTATAAGCTGATCGCTTCCGGTTCCGATCACAATGTTTTCCGGAGATACACCAGTATTCTTGCTTATAGCTTCCCTAAGCTCCCTAAACTCGTCGCGCGGATATATTCTCGGGTCAACTTCCTCTATAACCTGCCTTAAAACGCTTCTAACAAATTCCAGCGGAATGAAAAAGTTCTCGTTTGAATTCAGCTTTAATATTTCAAATATTTTTCTCCCGGTTCTAGACGCTAAACCCTCAATGGTTTCACCAACATCATATGCGCTGAGATTATACGCTCTCGAAATAACATCCTCAATTATCCTTTTTCCACTCAACTCTTCATTCTCTCCTTTAAAGCCAACGCGTGATTTAATAGCCCTTCGCCTTCAGCTAAAACTATGGCGCTGGCAGACAGTTTTCTCATAGCTTCTTCCGAACATTCAGCAATATTTACGCATCTAATGAAGTCTAGAACCGATAGAGCCTGATACACGAGCCCATAGCCGCCCGTTGGGAGAACATGATTTGTCCCAAGAGAATAGTCGCTTAAAGATACCGGCGTCATGTCGCCTATAAGCATCATGCCGGCGGAATATATCCTCTTCGAGACCTCATGCGCATTCCTCACAATTATTTCTAAATGCTCCGGGGCAAAATCATTCACAAAATCTATAGCCTCATCCATGCTCTCAGCAAGCAATATTAAACCGTTCTTCTCAAGAGACCCCTTAACCACATCTCTATTGGGCAGTTTATCAATTAGACGCTTAAGGCTTCTAAGGGATGCTTCAGCGATCTCCGCGGATACTGTGACCAGAACCGCCACGCTGTCCAATCCATGCTCAGCTTGCGACACCATGTCCAGCGCAACATGGTATGGGTCAGCTGACTCATCAGCTAAAATCATTATCTCACTTGGACCAGCCGGGTGATCAATGGGGACATCCCGCGAAACAATGCTCTTCGCGGCTAAAACATACTTGCTGCCTGGACCGACAATCTTATCAACAGGCTTAATTGTTTCAGTGCCATATGCTAGGGCAGCTATCGCCTGTGCTCCGCCAACCCTGTAAAATTCATCGACCCCGCATATATCTGCGGCAACAAGAGTCAGCGGGTGGATTGTGCCATCCCTTCTCGGCGGTGAGCAGACGACGACTCTCGGCACCCCGGCAACCTTAGCTGGCACAACCGTCATTATAACTGTGCTCGGGTACGCTGCCCCTCCACCCGGAACATAGCATCCGACGCTTCTAATCGCCCTATACGCTCTAAATATTTTCAGGCCGCTCTCATCCTTGTACTCGAACCTGATTCCCGATAAAACTTTACGTTCAAACCTCTCAACCAGATCCTTTGCAGTTTTTATTGCAGATATTTGTTCCTCGCTCACTCTACTATAGGCTTCATTAATCTCCTCGCGGCTAACGCCTATGCTTTCAGGGGTGAGTTTAACGCCGTCAAACTTCGCTGTTAAATCTATTAGGGCGGAATCCCCTCGCCTTTTAACGTCCTCAATTATGCCCTCAACATAGCTGACTAGGCTTTGATCTAAAACCCTTTTCCTAGGCCACCTGTCTTCCAAAACCGTATTATAGGCGTCGCGTAGCCTCGCAATCTTTATTGGCATTCTTCATTCTCCCCTGCAAGAGCTTTCGTTTGAAGTTATCTCCTCTAAGGGGAGTACCTGCCTAGGCTCATAGACAACTAATCCCTGAGCCAGCTTTCTAAGTACTGGAAGTATCTCTATGAATTGCTCTTTATCTATCACGGTGTTCACCGAATACCAGTTTTCATCCGAGAGCGGGGATATGGTTGGCTTTTTGAGCGCTGGCAGCCTTTCAAGAAGCCTTGGAAGATTATCTCTATGCACGTTAACAAATATGTGCAGCTTCTTTCTCCCATCGATTACCCCGCGGATAAGAGTTAAGACATCATAAATCTTCTCGCGTTTTTCAGGATCCCTAAGCGAATTCTTATTGGCAATCAGTATGGCAGTTGACTCCATTACCGTCTCAATGGGCTTAAGATTATTCTGCTCTAATGACTCGCCCGTCTCCATAACATCAATTATGGCGTCGGCGTTTTCCGGAGGCTTCGCCTCGGTTGCGCCAAAAGATAGGTAGATCGTAACTCTATCGTTTCTGCCCTTCTTCCACCACGGCGTAACTATTAGAGGCTCCTTATCCCCATAAAGCCTTTTATATGCTACGTTACTCATCAAGTAGTCGGCTGAAATGTTCAAATACTCTGTGGATATTCTAAGCACCCTGCCTTCACCATGAAATTTTTCCAGCAGGCTTGAGAGGCTGTCTACATCGGTCCAAGATTTTGGAACGGCTAAAACGATTTTAACCCTTGCGTACTCTAAGTTGAGTAGAACCTCCACGTCGGCGCGGGTTTCATGTAGCCAATCAAGGCCGGTTATGCCTATATCATGTAGGCCATCGCTCACGAATATCGGTATCTCTTGGGGTCTAAGAATCTTCAACTCGATCTTTGGGTCATTTATGGTCGGCCTATATGTGCGCTCTCCACCCGATATAGAGTAGCCTGCCCGCTCAAGAACTCTAAACGCGCCCTCAGCCAGATGCCCCTTAGGTATAACAAAACTGATTTTACTCATAGGCTCAGCACCACTCGACCATGTTATCGCTGCATGAACCATACGTTATTAGGTGACAAGGCGGCGACGGAAATTTAAAGCCTATGCAGTTCGAGAAAATGGTGCGGAGAAGCAACCTAAAGCTTATCGTGAAGCAAAATACATAATCGTTTAAGAAACAAGCGTCGTCATTCCTCGTTATGAACGTAATCACCTAGCAAACCATGCATCACCGAAAAGAATAGGCTACTCTATCACAATATAAATCTTTTTCTTTTCGCTTAGCGTATAATCTGCCGCCGCCCTCATGATTTCCGTCTCTTCCTATATATTATGCCGAACCCCTTTACGCCCTGGAAGCTTGTTCCAAGAATGAGGCTTGTTGACGTTATCCCTATGTTTGGGACTATCGCCACCACTTCGCCGCAGTTACGCTCTACATAATCCAATAATTCTCCAAGATTTGACAGCTCATTCTCGAAGTTGTCTATTGGCAGATACAATATGCCCCATGTTTCCCCATCATATTTTATCTGCCATCGTGGTCGAGGCGCTTGTTTATATGGTTTGAGAATTCTTTCTCCGATATCTCTCTGATAGAGGCTGTTTATGGCCTCCTCTCTACTTAAACCCTCCTTTTCAAGCCTATTTATTTCTTCATTCACTAGGTTTCTGCTTCCATATATGCGCATATATAGCTCATATAACTCGGAAAGTTTATCTTCAGCCATGCTTCCTCTAGTACTACAGTTAGAGAGAACATGTTTAAAGGTTTCTATTGCCGTAATCCGTTTTCCTCAGCCTTCTACAGCTGATTTCAGGTTAATAGGCGTGAATTAAATGAGCGTTTTATCTTATTCTCTAGCATTCTTGTATCTGAATTTCTATTCTTCCGCCAGATATTTGCCCAGTTATTAGCTGACCGCTTTTAAGAGGCTGCCAATTCTCCCTGCTATTCGTTTTCTCTGAGGCCACTATTAGCTTCTCTGAATCAGCGATGTATACCATCTGCATTGCCGGCTGATCCCCGTAGCATAGCGACTTAACCCCTCCATCCAATTCTTCATCGTATTTACAGTACGCGTACAGTTTTTCGCCATCACTGAAAACCATATTTAAGCCAATGTAAGGTCTATTTCTCTCCGGATACTTTTCCCGAGTCTCCATCCAAACCCTCAAGAGATCCTTCTGAAAGTTCTTTAATGCGTCTGGCATATTTTTCCCCTTAGAGAGCTCCTTAACTATGTACCAGAAGTAAACTTCACTGTCATTTAAACCTCTTATATTTAGTCTCCAGTCGCCCAACAGCTGCGCTACTTCGTCGGGTACAGAGATCACCCCATTATGGGCGAAAACATATTTACCGTAACTAAACGGCTGAGTGTTTTCAATAGAAACGAGCTTTTCTCTCGGCAGACCCCTCGGATTACTAGCCCTCCTCACATGCGCAATAATAACATTAGATTTAATGCTCTCGACAACAGACTTAAACCGCTCATACTCCTCGAAGATGGGTTTCTCGCTCCTCACAACCCTTAAAGATCCATTTACGTAGAAGCCTACACCCCACCCATCGCCCTGAAGTCTCAGCGGGTTCGATTTACTCTGAGCGTAGAGGGAGCATGGATCATTGAGCAAGTATCCTGCGGCGTTCGAGAAACCGGTCGAAAGCAGACCGAAAAGCCGGCACATAACCAGCACCAGATTAAAAAATCAGGGAAGAAGGCTTTAAAGATTTACATTCGAAGCGGAATATCTCAGAGATTAAGAGAAAAACACTGATGGTTGGTGGGCCCGACCGGACTCGAACCGGCGACCCGCGGGTTATGAGCCCGCCGCTCTAACCTAGCTGAGCTACGGGCCCTACCACAGCATATCTCCAAAAATAATTTTAGTAAACTCATCCTATTTAAGAATATTGCTAACGATCCAACCGTTTTCCATCGCTCCATCAATTCACGCCAAAAATAGCCTTCTAAAGAAAATCCTAAGTTAAACTTTAAATACTTCAGAAAACATGAAAAATAATGGCGCCGCCAGATCTAACAAAAAATACCGAGTGAGCCGCCGTTCACGCATCCCGGCGATGCGTGGACGACAGCTCAGTTCGGTAGAGCAGCGGGCTCTAAGGGGCTTAAAACCCCAAGAGGCTGACGCTGTTAACCCGTTGGTCGACGGTTCGAGTCCGTCCGGCGGCGCCACAACCGAACCTACGATGCTTTTACTTCCTTTTCCAAAAATATTAGTAATTCCTTTCAGACGTCAGAGCGAGATCGCTATGGCTCTATTACCTGTTACTTATAATAATTTTAAGCCCGTGGTGGGATAGCCTACAGTACGCTAAAAGAGAATAAAAACTCAGAAGCATCAAAGCGCCTTATGAAATATACTAGGGTTACTAGTTTTAATAACTTTAGATCCAAAGAACTTACTAACTGGTTATATAATCCTATCAATAGAGGGAGTTTTTCTGCGCTTATTACATTAATCTATGGAAGGGAGTTCAAATCTCTCTTAGCATCAATCTAGATGAGCGATGGAGGAGTAAGACTTTCTAATAAATAGACGCCTCTTTCACAGACAGCCAAAAATTTAAGTAACTAATAATATTTTAATGGTTGATTAATTTGAGCTTTAAGTTTAGTCTATACGCGGATTGGGGTTATGAGTTTGAGAAAAACAATAAAAAGAACATGTTTTATTTACCGGTTTCCGATAAGGTTCCTTTAAAGTCTGTTAAGATCAAATCTTCTGGAAAACCGTTTGAATGGTCTCATTAAACTTGTAAAATCGCCTTATCAAATCCCCATATATTCTGTCTCTACGAGGAAGGAGATTTCTGAAACAGTTGCCGAAAAGACGCGGCCTACGAGGGCAAACATTGGGTATTATGAAACCAAGGGCATCATTTATATGACATATCTCCTAAGCGAGATGATGAAAGAAACTTTTAAGCCAATTATTCAACGCTCCTCCACAGCATTTGTTAGGCTCTATATTCTTGCTCAAAGGAGAAGAAGCATCTCATCATCCTATGAAGCATATGTTGAGAAGATAATTTACAGCAAAGCCCTCTCGCCTGAGCCTGCATACCTCATGGATTTGAGAAAAACTCTTGAGTCTTTCTTTCACTCTTCTACACTATCCTTAGCGGATCATACACGTATCTTCTTAGTACCCTTGCTTTCTCGAAAAGCGCAGTGGAGTGAACCCCTATATAGACTTCACTCAAAGCTTTACGTTCAAGCATACAGAAAAGCTCGGCGTAGTGAAGTCCATGTCATATCGCGAGCGCTCAATAGGAATCTATTTCCATCATTGTTTCCCAAGATAAGTAGGTCATTAAAGATTGAGGAAACTGAAGAGCCATCTACTTTACTGGAGCATACGCGTATATTTTTTGAGGCCACAGCATATCCTTTAATGAGCCAACTATTCTCCTCAAAAGTAGAATATCTTCGCCCAGTTATCTACTTCTTTGGAAAAATGGTGGAGTTATCTCGTATTTTTCCGTTAACAGAACCTCTGACTAAAAGCTTCGTCGGCGAGAGCTTTAAAGAGGCTGTTAGCGGTGGTCTTCCCTATCTAGTGGAACATTATCCTACTGTAGGTCATTTTGCGCATGAGATTAAGCCCGTAACTTCTCATGTGATTAAGTTGACAGAATATTTGGGGTTTATGGAAAAATCGCTGGATACTATTTCTCCTCTGACTTCAAGTGTTAAAGCGATTTTTGGCGACATGCTTCCTCTAAAATTTGACCTTGAAAGATTTGTTAAGTGGGTAAGCGAGGGCTTAACTGCGCATATTTATCCCGCAATAAGCAGGCCTTTACTTGAGACTCAGATCCCATATGGAGGAAGGGTAACGTCCTTCCAATTGCTGAGAATGCATGAAGTAGCATCTATTCTCCGGATGTTTTCATCCATGTCTCCTTTATCTTCAGAGAGGGTTAGGGTGCAGCGTCCAATAAATATAATGGTTAGGGTTGAGTCTACGGCTGATGAGGGTGATTTAAGGGAGCTGGAAAGGAAGATAGTTAGAATTCTGCGTGAAGAGGCTAGGAGGTATGGGTTAAACATATGAATGTTGAGATTGATGGGATACCGCTAATTAAGCATACTCGGGATCCGGATACTGGGGCAACTAAGGATCTGAGAAGCGTCCATAACATAGAGATTAGTGAGAGGAGGCGTATTGTGGAGCATAAAATCCCTGGATTCGAGGGAAGCATCCTACAGGATTTGGGGAGAGAGCCAGTCACTATATCTTTTGAGGGCATAATATTTGGCGAGGGGGCTAGGGAAGACTTAGAAATAATTAGGTCAAAGTTTAAGGCAGGTTCTCCGGTTCCATTTTCTTCAGACATAACTGGTATAGCTGAAGTAAACCAGGTTTTAATAGAAGACTTGCGGGTTGAGGATGCGGGCGGCACAGTTAATAGATACAGATACCATATGGTTTTGAGGGAGTATATTATTCCCCGAGAAGAGGAGGAGCGGGCTCCAAGCCAAGAGGAGGAAGCCGCTGAAGAGGTTGAGGAGGAAACTGACGAGGCTTTGGCATCAGTCAACTATGTAACTGGCAGGGTTCTAGACGCTGATGGAAACCCCAAAAGCGGCGTATCTGTGAAGATATCCTGGGAGGGGGGAGAATACGTTGTTAAAACTGATGAGGAAGGTGTATTCAGAAAAGATAACTTGGAGCCCGGTAAATACATGATCACGGTCGACGCACCAGAATATGAGGGTATAGTAAAAGAGGTTGAAATAAAATCTGAAGAAAGGGGTAGAGGCTGAGAATGTCACAGCAGAAAAAATATGACGTCGGCACTTTCCAACCAATACTATTAGCGCTTAGAAACAAGCTGACTGGAGGAAACGTGAAAGTGGAGTTCACTATTAGCGTCGGGGGTTCAAACTATAAACCCAATAAACTCGGAGACTGGAATCTAGGCGAGTATCTAAGAAGTTTACAAGGGCAGCAGGGCGGAAAAGTAGAATTACAGCTTACGCCAGATGGGTGGAATGAGGAGAATTGGGGTGGGGATAATCCATCCTCTTGGGGAGAAAAAATCTCTGAAAGCGAGATACCGAATGAAATGTACCGTCCAGCAACTATGACAATAAATATGCAGGATAATAAAATCCAGGAAGTAAATATATCCCCCCCGAATTTGGCGTTTATATATCCTGGTAGTAAATCTAGACCGAGTCAAATAGATGAGAGCGTATGGAATCAAGCGCTTAGCGATACAACAAAACCCGCAGTCTTAGTACTTTTACAGCCAATCTGGATCAAAGCGGCTAACTTCTCTGATAGACCCAATAACATTCAAAGTCCTACATTAATAGTTGTTCATCACACAGGAGGCTCACGAATTGGACCTACCATAAACACTTTTACACAGAAGGGGGGAGCAAGCGCCCACTATATTGTTGATACAGATGGATATGTTGTAAAGATGGTTATGAACAGTAAATGCGCATGGCATGCAGATGGAAAGAAGGGTTCTTATTGGGAAGGAAGAAAAAATGTTAATCATTTTTCTATAGGAATCGAGATTGTTCATGAAGATGGACCAAAAACTACAATGCGTAATAACCCATTCACGGAAGAACAGTATAAGGCTCTTATAGATTTAATTAAGAAACTGCAAAAGAAATATAGGATTTCGCAACACAGGGTTGTAGGTCACAGCGATGTGCAAATTCCGCCAAGTCATAATTGTCCAGGTCCGAATTTCGATTGGAAAAAACTAGAAAATGAAGGACTTGGGTTAATTCCGAGAGAAAACCTCATTTATCCTTTTGAAGAGGATTTCCCCATAAGAAGAAATCAAAAAAGTCAAAAGAGACTACTTAATGATGTGATAAGTGCTCTAAAAAAATAGGCTATTATATTCCTGAAGGTGCGAGTGAATATAGCTCTGAAGTTGCTCAAGCTGTTCATATGTTTAAACGGCATTTCTATGCTGGTAGTAGGAGACCACAAGATAAATCATGGTGGGGCATCGTTAATGGAGACGTTATAAATCATTATGACTATACGATGATTATGTGGGTGGCAGATTACGTAGAGCAACAGCAATAATGATGGACGTGGTTTGCATTGTTGAAGCCCTCTTACAGGGTGCAAGTTGAATCTGATGTTTTTGATTCCTCATCTATGTGCATAGTTGGTATTGAGATTATTAGAAGCGTGGGCGTCTCCGCTGGTAGCTGTGAGATATTATTTAATATAAACGATAAAACCTCTAAAATAGAGGAGGGCGATGCTATCCTAGTTCAGATTGGATATGGAGAAGAGTTAAAAGATGTTTTTAATGGTTTCGTCGATGATGTGGAGAATGAAATAACAAGGGTAAGGGTTTTAGGCTTAGATTCAGCTTCAAAACTTCTTAATACGAGAGTTAATCAGGTTTACGAGGGGCAGACGGCTGGCCAAATAGTTTCAGATCTGGCTGGAAAAGCAGGCGTAAGGGTTGAGGAGGCTGCGGACGGAATACGCTTCCCACAATACACCGTGGACGATGGAAAAAACGTTTATGAGCATATGAGGGATTTAGCCGATAAATGCGGCTTCAGCCTCTACATGAATGTGAAGAACAAAATAATGTTTAAGAAGTATGAGAGGAAGGAGCCTCATATTTTAGAGTATGGCAAAAACATAATTCACATAGAGGTCGACAAGCATGAGCCCAGATTCACTCAGGTATCAGTGCGCGGCGAAAGCCCAGCAAGCTTTAAGGG is a genomic window of Candidatus Bathyarchaeia archaeon containing:
- the hisA gene encoding 1-(5-phosphoribosyl)-5-[(5-phosphoribosylamino)methylideneamino]imidazole-4-carboxamide isomerase, with the translated sequence MLVIPAIDLMNGKVVRLLKGDPRDMKYYEHFGKPVDVAKRWESEGASWVHIVDLDAALGAGDNIGVISSIIQSLKIQAQVGGGIRSLERARQLIALGAARIVIGSLAFKSPNALKVLLDEFGDNRITVALDHLNGVVKVGGWREPTRFGLREAAKFFTEMGVKFFLVTSIQRDGAMSGPDVENLSRVLDLGANVMASGGVRSLDDIAVLRDLGVYGVIVGRALYEGCFSLSEALKVALKHYR
- the hisH gene encoding imidazole glycerol phosphate synthase subunit HisH; the encoded protein is MLRALILDYGVGNLFSIKCSLEKSGFKAEVISDAENLREADAIVLPGVGNFGAGARNIGRLRETLLKLVDEGVPLLGVCLGMQLLLEESCEGTGRGLGIFKGRVIKLPSTVKTPHIGWNTVEIVEPIEILENIGEKDYFYFVHSYYAFPQDKRIIAAETEYGVKFPSVISQRNVFGVQFHPEKSGKPGEQILRNFLRIVKH
- the hisB gene encoding imidazoleglycerol-phosphate dehydratase HisB, with the protein product MREAEHYRKTSETEVKVRVRLGGAGSAIVNTGISFLDHMIKSLAAHSLFDIYVEASGDLKHHVIEDVAICLGESIRKALGDNIGIRRFGYAIVPMDCSLAFAAVDLSNRPYPKINLNLEGRQIEDMSTEDIYHFLETLANSLRANIHVWTQYGANDHHKVEAAFKALALSLRQASSIDPERSGAPSSKGVL
- the hisC gene encoding histidinol-phosphate transaminase, which gives rise to MSGKRIIEDVISRAYNLSAYDVGETIEGLASRTGRKIFEILKLNSNENFFIPLEFVRSVLRQVIEEVDPRIYPRDEFRELREAISKNTGVSPENIVIGTGSDQLIDLVSRIFLKEGDEAISIEPTFSIYERCVRIQNADYKTVPLKDDFSLDADAMLSAITPKTRVIFLCSPNNPTANNLNHKDILRLAESFDGLVAVDEAYADFTSSSLINAANSLENLIVFRTFSKVFGLAGLRVGYAVANRRLSMMINERFQMPYSVSITALRAAVKMLERMEYIEETINAVKSERNRLIRKLNEINGVRAFPSETNFVLFQVNKNSLMVYRGLLNRGIIVRNVGRVLGFENCLRVTVAPRHYMDRFIGELREVLYEVA
- the hisD gene encoding histidinol dehydrogenase, with translation MPIKIARLRDAYNTVLEDRWPRKRVLDQSLVSYVEGIIEDVKRRGDSALIDLTAKFDGVKLTPESIGVSREEINEAYSRVSEEQISAIKTAKDLVERFERKVLSGIRFEYKDESGLKIFRAYRAIRSVGCYVPGGGAAYPSTVIMTVVPAKVAGVPRVVVCSPPRRDGTIHPLTLVAADICGVDEFYRVGGAQAIAALAYGTETIKPVDKIVGPGSKYVLAAKSIVSRDVPIDHPAGPSEIMILADESADPYHVALDMVSQAEHGLDSVAVLVTVSAEIAEASLRSLKRLIDKLPNRDVVKGSLEKNGLILLAESMDEAIDFVNDFAPEHLEIIVRNAHEVSKRIYSAGMMLIGDMTPVSLSDYSLGTNHVLPTGGYGLVYQALSVLDFIRCVNIAECSEEAMRKLSASAIVLAEGEGLLNHALALKERMKS
- the hisG gene encoding ATP phosphoribosyltransferase; translation: MSKISFVIPKGHLAEGAFRVLERAGYSISGGERTYRPTINDPKIELKILRPQEIPIFVSDGLHDIGITGLDWLHETRADVEVLLNLEYARVKIVLAVPKSWTDVDSLSSLLEKFHGEGRVLRISTEYLNISADYLMSNVAYKRLYGDKEPLIVTPWWKKGRNDRVTIYLSFGATEAKPPENADAIIDVMETGESLEQNNLKPIETVMESTAILIANKNSLRDPEKREKIYDVLTLIRGVIDGRKKLHIFVNVHRDNLPRLLERLPALKKPTISPLSDENWYSVNTVIDKEQFIEILPVLRKLAQGLVVYEPRQVLPLEEITSNESSCRGE
- a CDS encoding class II glutamine amidotransferase — encoded protein: MCRLFGLLSTGFSNAAGYLLNDPCSLYAQSKSNPLRLQGDGWGVGFYVNGSLRVVRSEKPIFEEYERFKSVVESIKSNVIIAHVRRASNPRGLPREKLVSIENTQPFSYGKYVFAHNGVISVPDEVAQLLGDWRLNIRGLNDSEVYFWYIVKELSKGKNMPDALKNFQKDLLRVWMETREKYPERNRPYIGLNMVFSDGEKLYAYCKYDEELDGGVKSLCYGDQPAMQMVYIADSEKLIVASEKTNSRENWQPLKSGQLITGQISGGRIEIQIQEC